The following DNA comes from Triticum aestivum cultivar Chinese Spring chromosome 3D, IWGSC CS RefSeq v2.1, whole genome shotgun sequence.
ctacgatcccgacgagacacaaagccaggacggctgaggggcgttcacgccggccgctggctacgatcaagatcaggcggccttcatgcgtgatcaggtcggcatcgacctggatggcttcccactcgaccacgagtttccggaggactacgggcaagaggaagaggacgagtgcgacatcgaaggggagactttgttcgaggacgagctcgccaaccaagccgccgggacgaagccgaagcgcaagagcaagcggaccaaggcatacacggcggccgaggacaagcttctttgcgagtgttggagagacattgggcaagaccccaagacgggcaccgaacaaaagcattcaactttTTCGATTCGTGTCCACCGCGAGttccatgagcgcaagaagttcccgTCGTACCAAATAGTAAGCACGCGCAGGTGGATGTCCGTTTCGAAgcgatggagggtgatccaacaagagtgcaacaagttatgtgccactcttgagagcgtcaaggcccgccccatgagcggcatcggcatgcaagacatggtatgctagcaagccgccctcttttgtgtcatcaagtttatgcttgcgtgttcatttgcataccttttgccaatatgcttgcatgaaatacatttgtaggcatttcaagctttggaggcattcaaggtccaacacaatggcaagtgcttcaacctctcccattgctttagggtcatcaaagacgaggagaagttcaaggcacaatatgccgccctcaagtcgcgtggggggaagcaagccgtggaggaggttggggacggcGAGAAGGCACGACCgcaggggaagaccaactccaagaaggaggacaagcgggatgcggcgtccaacgccttgatcgcaagcgtggagggCATGACGAGCAAGAAGGACTCAAGagaggaggagcgccggcgttataaagaagagcaaatgaacgccttcatggagatccaaaggaggaggcttgagatggacgcggagaagcaagccaagatgcttgagatggaggcggagaagcaagccaagatgctagagatcaaggccgccaacgccaagaccaaggcgaaagaagtggctctcgcgagcatgatgaccggggtggagatcatgaaggtggatctcaacaccgtgtcgccaaggaagaggctgtggttcgagaagatgcaggcagACATGCTCAAGTTCGTCGACGAGTGATCTCGTGGCGGCGagcgccatcctttttttgtatgccggcaggtgtgctggcatgaccacggggccgcgatggcgtggtcgaactcaagtcccacccctttttgtgtgctggcatgtgtgccggccgctggcgagtgcgccagcatgaactgtgtGGTGATCTTTTTTGAAGCCGGCATTGTATGCtggcgctggcatggtgccggcatgagacatggccgctggcatgatctatggCCGCGGGCCTTTTTTAAAAATTGAGTGCGAACATGAAATGGGCcggcgcgttgggcgcactgccgacccaaatctaaaacagggcggacgccgggCGGCCGACCAACCCAAACGGACAaatgcgccgtccgtttgggtcggcccgttggagttgctcttacggtTTAATCTATAGGTCTGAGGGTTGTATTTTGTAGCTCCTACACAAGACAACAATTACATTTAAAATATAAAAGGAGATCAAGACTCACATGAATTATCAAACTCAAATTGAACAACAGAAAAATGAATAATATCTTTTTGTGTTATTTAAATTTTCAAACGCTCAAATAAGTTAAGTATGTAACTCAATATTAGGTTTATTGCTTGAAACTTTCAATCAGTGGCGATGCTTGAAAACAAAAGGTTAATATCATAACAAAGTTGTGCTTACAAACATAATTCCCAGTAGATTGGATATGACTGTCATTGCAAGAGCAAGTGCGGAGTTGCCGCCAGCAAGCTACCCAACAATGGTAAAATTGTGTTAGATTTGAATGGAACTAGATatccaaaaaagatataaagtgGTGGATGTTAATGGATGATGATTAGAGGCGAGTAGCACCTGTGTTAGTGTGACTCCACTTGATAATGTTGTTGGCATGCAACAAAACATAGCCAACCCTACAAGATGTGTTGTGAACATCAAACAAACTAGTTGCAGTTACAAAGGCATGGGCTGCCACATCGCAACAAGAAATGACAggataaaattttgaaaaacctTATGAGAATAGGACAAATAAGCATGATGATGAGGCTTGTACCAGTGATAAATTCACGAGGGAAGAACTGAATTTGCACAAGAAATTGTGCAAGAAAAGGTGTGAACAACAGAATTGAGCCCTGGGATGAGACACGTAACAATAAAAGATGTCAGCAAAATGGGGGAACTAACAGTTGCATAAAATTGGAATGGCAACATTGGACTGTAAGTAAACAACACAAATGCTAGCGTGAAATGTGATCTGCAATAACATCAAGATCATAATGCAGGGAGTAAAAACTATTCGCAACATAGGCAGAGTTTTTTTTAACTAAAGTCGTAGATAAAGTTTCATGCACCAACCAGTAGAACCAAAAGTCCAAACTAATGGAGAAGATTGGGCAATCTACATAAATCAACACCCCATCTCACTTGTGGCTCATCTTCTTAGCTCTTATACCATATTACTCCCTCCGAGAGGAAAATTGCATGCTCCAGCCAGTTCATCcaaaaagtccgaactgatggacaACGGCAGGCGATATATTCCCTCACGTCGTTCCTCAAGCCTTAGCCATAAGATCGATGTTAGGCTGCAACTATTTTCATAAATAGCGTGTTGGCCGGGTCTTGAACTTGAggcctcttggctctgataccatattaAGTTTCATGCACCAACCAGTTGACCAAAGTCCAAACTAACAGAGAAGGTTGAACCCACATATACTTCAACACTAGACACAGTTACATACTTACATCCACAAAATATCTGAATTTTTAGAAATTGGCTACATATGACCCCGTTTCTAAAATTGAGTGAAAAGTCATATTTCTAAGTTCCAAAAACTTACCAAGAAAAATGGTACATATAGGTATTGTGTAGAAACTCCAATGTAAAATTTCATACAAAATTATAACCATTTGTGACCTGCGCAAAAATGCGAAAATAAGGAAGCTATAGTCACGGTTATTGTGTCTTTCACATTTTCTTATTTTTACACAAGCACAGATGGTCATAATTTTTCTATGAAAAATTACACACGTAAGTTTCTACCCGTTACCCATTTGCATGATTTTTTTTGTAGGTTTTTTAAACTTGGGAATAGAATTTTTGACTgagtattgaaagtgggttcatATGTCCCCATGTTCATCATACTATCATTTTTGGCCAGAGTCGTAGTGGATCAATAAAGTGCAACAAACGGGGACTAAACATCATACTAGTCCAAAGAGTCCAGCAGGCCAGGCTTGTAAAGCTGCGCCAAGCTCCTTAGTACGCAGAGTCAGCCCTATGCAAGAGAAATCCATTACTGTAGGAAAACATAGCACCATGTGCATTAGGTTAAGAAACCAAACCTGAGATAACGAATATCCCAAATGTGCTGTATTTTGACAGGGAATATTTGTGAGCAAGGCAACCAAGAGTTGGATCCAGGAGTCCCAAAGTCATCCCACCAATTAGAGCTAAGATAAGAAAGATAATAATCAATCCACTTAAGTTCATGACCTGAGGTGTGCATAAACTATAGTGATAACGTCTCCAAAGCAACATCGTGCAACGAATGAAGTATACAATCTGTATACCTTGACCTTAATGTTAAAATACCAAGCAGTACTTGGTTCACATTCAAACAACCAAAATTGATATGTCTTGGGAGAAAGGGAAAAGGAGAAACATTCAAACTTGCTGCATTTGAGAAGCAAATGCATCTACGTCAACTTTCCGTTCTACAAACAAATGGCAGCATCATACTCAAGCAAAGTTACATACAACCTGGAGTTAATACCTGTATTTCAATTGCAGctgatttttttttagaaaatgaactGCGCCTGAATTGACTCAGTGAGAATACACAACTAGTCGTACACGCGCATTACATTACACACAGAAATTCGCAGTGGAAATTACACGTCAGTTGAGTATGCAACTAGGAACCATAGTGAGATCGCGCGGAAACAGGAAGCTCACCTAGCGGGAGGAAGTTGCTCCGCGCGAAGTCGAGCGCCGCGGCTCCGGGCTGGGGAGGCGTCGCGCGATTGCCGCCATCAGGACCTACCTGCGGCGGCGCGAGCAACTTGAGTTTGAACGACGAAGCATGTGACAAGCTTAGGATAGAGTGGGTTTCGTTAGGGAATTACCAGTGAGGATCCTCCAGCAGCGACGCGCAGAGGTAGCAGGCGGAGGGGCGGAGGAGAAGGAGAGTAGGCGGCCGCAGTGAAAAGCAAGGCGTGTGAAGTCCCGTGGCGGAGGCCGGCGGGGAGGGGTGCGCGGAGGCGGAGCAGGGAGGGGTGATGGGTTATCATCGCAGTCCCTGGCTAGTGGCTATGGATCCGGCGTGGCGTGCGCGACGCCGAACCGGGGTGGGGATGAGAGCAGCACCAATGCTTCAGTCAGCGAGCGGAAAATTCATCTTACAGCATCTCCAACAGCTGCGTCAAAAAGACGCGCGGGGTAAAAAGCATATTTAACGTGTGCCGGAGGTTTTCGCGCTCCAGCGGCGGCGGGAAACAAACGCGCGGGGTAATCGTTTACGCGCGCGGGGGAGAAAGCTGTCGGTCGCCCGGTAGCGCCCCGCTTGCGGCGCGCTTATAAATTGCGGCGCTCGCCACGCGTTTCTCTACACTGCCACGCGTGCATTTCCCCCTCCTCCTTGCCGCTTCCACTGCTTTTTCGCCGTTTCCTCGCCGCTTCAGCCCCCCGCCACCACCCCGCCACCATGTCGCCGCGCCGCCGAGGAacttcgggctaccgcggcgtccgccagTGCTCCAACGGCTGATACTACGCCGAGATCCGGTCCGGCGATGTCCGGCTCGGCTTCGGCACGTTCCAGACCGCGCacaaggccgcccgcgcgtacgacgcagcGGCGTGGCGCCTAGAGAGACCTCCGTCGCAGATGAACTTCCGTGACGTCTACACGCGCGAACAGGCGCAGGCcgtcgcccctccgcctcgtctTATCACGGATCAGGACCGTCAGCAGTAGCACCGCCTCCTCATcaccgaggaggacgagcgagccatggcggagtggcgccggcgccacccgaAGGACGTCGCCAACGAGCGCGCCTACTaggcggagaggacggcaaggcgccaCGTGGAGCGGGCGGACTGGCGTCGGCGGAAGGCGCTGGCTATATCGCAGTGCGATATCATTGAAGCAGGTGGGAAGTCGATCTTCACGTCAGACGATGAACGTTGGCACAACATATGGATCGATACCTCGGACATCACCaccgaggatgaggatgatgatgaggacgactcgGAGTAGTTGTAGCTGCACCGTAGTTTTtatctagttgcaccgtagtttaTCTAGTTGCACTGTAGTTTAATTTTATGTAGTTGCACCGTAGTTCtgtttatctatctatgttatgaactatgtaaaatatctttGTATCTTTTTTATCTATGATATGTGAGAATATGTATGGTTTATCTATGCACCGTACTGTTTGTGCGAGAGCGCGCGTTGCATTTTAGCACGCCTGCTGGAGCTACGCGCGCTGCATTTTACcgtggctgctggagccagcgttgCCCGtcgcgccaaaccaggcgatgggcACGCTGCAAACTGATTTTTAGCGTGTCGCGCGTTGGGCGGTTGTTAGAGATGCTCTTAAAGCATCTCTAGCACATCCTGCAAATTCGTCTCTTCCGCTAAAATAACCACCATTTTATGAGACTGAGATAAAAAAAGTTCAAACGGCCCATCCCAAAAATAATTTTGGGGGAAGCGGTAAATATCGACACTTTCGGCCGCACATGTCCAGCCCCCTCCCTTTGCGATTTCCTGTATCAGACGCGCGTCTTTGCGTGAAGGACATTCCCGCCACTTCCTTGCCACGCCCCCACccacgcgcgcgccgccgccgatcTCCCTGGCCCTGCGACGTCTCGCCTCGTTGTGCCCCCAATCGGCAACATGGAATACCGGCAGCCGGCGGCCGGCGGATTTCATGCATCGCCGCTGCATTGGTGTCACTTCATCCTCCGCGCCTCCCGCGACCATCTTCCGCACCGCCGCGCCAACTCCTTTCGCCGCCAGCGTGAAGCGGAAGCGGCAAGGGAACCACGTTGTTCATGGAGCCGTACCCGCCACCGTGTCAACTTCTTTCGCAGTGCTCCCTCCCGTCTCGGTCGCCGTCTCGAGGACGGGCGCGTCCTCCACCCCCTCCGACGGACGGACGAAGTCGCAAGCCAGGGGGGCGAGGAAGAAGGTGGTGGCGGGTCGAGGACGGGCACCTCCACCCAATCCGGCGTCCCATGTGCCTCGTGATCCCGTCAACTCCACCGGCATCCACAACGTGTTTGAGGAAACACCGACGAGGTAAAAAAAATCCCTTTGTTCGAGTGAACTTTGGTTCATTTGCTGAGGTCATTGGGTTTTGTAGCTATAATGTCCGTACATCATATGCGGAATTGTTGGAGGAGAATGAGATGAACATAATGAGTgctccatgatacgtccattttacatcatgtttctCCTACTGTTATTTACTTTGTTTTAAGGTTATATTTCACTTTTAGGTGCCATTCTAATGCCCTTTCTTTCTTAAATTGCAAGTCCTGTCACAAGAAGGAGATTGCCGACGGCTAGAATTTTGGACCTAAAAAGAGCTATAACAATAGAGATAGCTATTCTCCGAAGCTCCAAATgaactgaaaatttacggagatttattttgaaatatataaaaaatactggaagaagaatcaccAGGAGGGGACCCACCTGTAACACCCCAAGGATCATACTACAGTAGTCTCTCACTAATGGTGCCATGCCATCAGGTTTGACTAAGCCAAATGGCCCATTTAATAAATCAAAgccattttcaaatttgaaataaagtcaaaataatatttattcaaacatgaaaactaaaatgttcatcatgaggtaaataatccataactaattatggtggttaACCAACATTTTTATAAGGTGTTTTAATGCCTTAAAATTAGTAAAACAATGGCTAAATAAATGTTTTAAATGTTTTTTAAATTTATAAAATACAAAATATTTATTTAAATGCTAAAACTTAATGTGGCAGTAGAATAATTTATAATAGTAAATTAGGTGCTAGTTTTATATTTTATAAGACTagagtatttttgaaactaaaacaaaaaacaaaaagtttttaaaagaaaacccaaaagctaaaaaaaggagaaaagccCCCTGCCCCTTGGCCAGAGCCAACCAGCCGGTCCAGCCCATCCCCCCTTTCGGGTCGTCTTCTTCTTTTGTTCCTCCGACTGCACGCGACAGGGGCTCGTCCTCGTCAGACCAGCTCACTGGCGCCGTCCTGAGGGGATAAGGGCGACGCATCGGGCGCCCCTCCCACTCGCCCCTGCCACCCCACTGGCTCTCCCCTCTCCCTTCACCTTCTCCGCCCCTCCACCAAGCGCTGCCGCCGCTGTCGCCACGCCATTGGCATGGCCGCCAGCCTCCCCGAGCCTCACAAGAATGTCTAGGAGGAGTGTCATCGTCGTCTTCGTCTACTACGGGCTCGAGTTCGAGCTGCCCCGCACCACACTGTAGCCATCGCGCTCTTCTTCAACCTCGGATCCATCGGACGCCGTCGTCGATTGCGTCGGCGTCAAGCCTTCCCCGACCTCACTTTCCCCTCCATTAAACCCATTGTGAGCTCCTCATTCTTTCCCCTCTCTTTCCGCCATCGCGCGCGTCCCCTAGTTTCCGTTGCCACCATGACCGAAGCTCCGTTGCCGCCGCACTTGTCGCTGCCATGGTTAGGGCTCCTGCCCGTCGATGCCAAGCACGACGTCGTGATCCTGGCCCTTCCAGGAGGCCAGCGACCCCCTTAGCCAGCTCGCTAGCGCCTCGTGGGCTCGTGCCCGTGCCCGTTTGCTTCCTGCCGCGGCATCGGCTCGCCACCGGCGCCGTTCCCGACCACCTGAGCCCGTGCTTGTAGCACCTTTCGATGCGGGTCGGTGTGCGCTTTCGAACGCGATCAACCGCGTGCGTTTTGACCGCCGGACGACGACTCCCGGGGATCGCCATCGTTACAGTGGTTGCCGCTGGCACGCCACCGTGTTTGAAATGTGGTGTGTCGTTGACCGGTGGGCCATGCCCTTAGCGCGTTAATTAGGGCCCAACTAACTACTAAGTACccgctgacatgtggggccctttTGGTTAGCTAGCCGGCTAACCTATTTGTTTAAGAAAATTAACCCTATTTTGTCTCTATGTCCATGACATATGGGACCCGGTGTCAGTTTGACTTTACTGATGTCACCATTAACCATGCTGACATCATAATACAATTAACTAGTTTAATTAAAACCCTGTTTAATTGACTGTATCATTGACcagtgggcccactggtcaggtttgaccagtgaaccagtcaaatgttgactgctgactgggctgcTCACCCAGCTCAGTGGCCCCACTATCAGCCTCACTAGCAAACAACTGGGTACACTTTATGTGTACCCACagccttttttgttttattttctaattaaattaaattccagaaattagttaaAACTTCGAAAATCTATAAGTcaaatgaaaataatttatatatggaagttgcttagaaaaatccaacgaatctgaatatgcattccgttcatctatcacatgcgcctagcatgttgaacatggaaccgtcccctctctttcatctgtccgaaaaatgccAAACGCCGGGAAAACCCCTCCGAATGTTTTCCCtcttcgtctgcaacgtgtagtaccgcgttagaacacccctagcactaCATATTGTCATAtcatgcttagtgatgcatctgttggctttatatttattgtttcttcctcctcttctctccggtagaccctgagactaaCGCTGCTCCTGACGACGACTACACCCCTGACGACCGGTCCTTTGCAGTAGAGCTTacaggcaagcaaaatccccttaATCATTCTGATATCACCCATTccttctctcttatgcttgcactagaactgctactgcttttgtATGATCCTATTCTGACGCATAGCCTGATTTTGTAACCTGCTTTGTAGCTTACctgtttatcctaaactgcttagtataggttggttagtgatccatcagtgacccctcaccttgtctcAGTTGCCCCCGcttatgtttgatgactcgatcaacatgatcgatgtCCAGGGCCCGACACAGCACATCACCCCCTTAGTTATATGACTCTGTAAagttactatcgagtgtcgagggtgatacctcgtcagcACTTCTAATGATGCCTCTATAGCGTAGCTAATCAGCAGTGGTCTAtgaagggtgattcctccttcaccgtTCCCGATAacgactctatcgtgcaaccctTCAAGAGTgaaccatcgagggtgattcctccttagtTCACCTTGATagttacatcaagtggaatccatcgagggtgattcctcgggttttccccttgttGTTTTGGACACATGGTTACTTTGAATTTGCCCCAGAACCATgactgaagtcgggtcggccccgaggggcgAGAAaatgtgaagtcgggttgaccgtgagtgtacccgcgagttgatgtgtattcgggttgacctggagggtacccgcgagTTTTCTACGCGGCACGaccaggcattcttagcccttgtcgtaagtccgtgagatggggcgacggggtcacatgatcatgagtctctgctcgttaccgcgcgctcccaagacactgacgatttggatatgtgatccgagtaggcatctggcctttttcgcactgaccaccacgcgggaataagtatgggcactctacgTCGTATGTATCGGCCGAAAGCTTTcggacgtcagcgattgagcgacAGGCGCCCGGGTGGTCCGCGTAAGCCTCTGCCTTGTATAAGGAGGTTGCTAGGACTAATCCCGACCGtccacgcaatgtgcaggagtgcaaagggcgatgggtcCAAGACAcctgcgcgcttaggatgtagaccggtgtgttggcctctctgttgagcctaggtaggactacagtGTGTTGATCGGCCAaggccggtcatgacctgatggtgtgtccagccggagttgatcgagcatgttgggtaagtttgtgcacccttgcagggaagtattatctattcgaatagccgtgtccacggtaacagacgctcggagttgtatcccgatcgatacaactataactggatgctgaggcatgaaatggatatgatggctccgggattgatttctcgcagggagtcgagaaagtgATCTCTGGGTGTTGTTACAACAAACTTACTACTATTATAATATGTTACTCTTATCGCTTCTgagctgcaagatgcttgaagatgctagtcttcgataggctaggccttccctctattctggcatttctgcagtctaGTCCAAAGATATATCCCCATTTCTTTGATACCGAttcatacttagtatagatctgatgtaagtcttgcgagtactttggatgagtactcacggttgctttgctacttctttcccCCATACCCGACTGCTACgatcagatgacggatcccaggatccagacgccactaccgatgactactactaccccgagggtgcctactactatgtggggatcgctgacgaccaggagtagttagaagGCTCCCAGACAGGAGGCCTGGCCCTTTCGATcgtgttacttttgtgctagccttcttaaggcagacttgtttaacttatgtatgtactcagatattgttgctttcgctgactcgtttgtattcgagttTATGTATTCGAGctcttgaggcccctggcttgtaatatgaagcttgtattattttatttgtgtctaaagttgtgttgtggtatcttcccgtgagtgcttgatcttgatcatacacatttgcgtgtatgattagtgtacgattgaatcgggggcgtcacaagttggtatgagagccgactacctgtaggaaccCCCATTTCCAACTCTTTGGCCGAAGTTGTGTCTATTTTTTGAAGAACTTTTATTAAcattgttgtgtggcttacgggcccacatcacaaatgggtggtattaggatcttttattcctcgtctatattctcggactctgatctctcttctactcgggctaaatgattttac
Coding sequences within:
- the LOC123077836 gene encoding probable sodium/metabolite cotransporter BASS4, chloroplastic, with the translated sequence MITHHPSLLRLRAPLPAGLRHGTSHALLFTAAAYSPSPPPLRLLPLRVAAGGSSLVGPDGGNRATPPQPGAAALDFARSNFLPLALIGGMTLGLLDPTLGCLAHKYSLSKYSTFGIFVISGLTLRTKELGAALQAWPAGLFGLGSILLFTPFLAQFLVQIQFFPREFITGLAMFCCMPTTLSSGVTLTQLAGGNSALALAMTVISNLLGIMFVPLSLAKYIGTGAGVSLPTKELFRSLVNTLLVPLILGKVARETSKGIAEFVDGNRQGFSVLSAVLLSLVPWIQVSRSRSLLLSVKPKAFAIIVTIGVLLHLALLAFNATTLQVLSCLKQKEESVLTRKEYARAVILVASQKTLPVLVAVVEQLGGALGESGLLVIPCVAAHINQIIIDSILVNWWRQRDQRSTSAK